In a genomic window of Gloeocapsopsis dulcis:
- a CDS encoding phycocyanobilin:ferredoxin oxidoreductase, with product MTSTTYSLRSQQHPLIHQLADSIESIWQRLELSPYQLPHEFGYVEGKLEGEKLTIENRCYQTPQFRKMHLELAKVGTTLDILHCVMFPRPEYNLPMFGCDLVSGRGQISAAIADLSPVSDSSLPDTYSQALAALPEANFSQPRELPDWGHIFSNFCLFVRPSGEVEETMFLQQVQNYLEIHITQAIAAQPVSAAQQAKILAGQRNYCTQQQQNDKTRRVLEKAFGKEWADRYMTTVLFDYAE from the coding sequence ATGACATCCACTACCTACTCGCTACGATCGCAACAACATCCCCTAATTCATCAATTGGCTGATAGTATTGAGTCAATTTGGCAGCGCTTAGAACTTTCTCCTTACCAGTTACCACATGAGTTTGGCTATGTGGAAGGAAAATTAGAAGGAGAAAAACTCACCATCGAAAATCGCTGCTATCAAACGCCGCAGTTTCGCAAAATGCACCTCGAACTTGCCAAAGTAGGGACAACGCTCGATATTCTACATTGTGTCATGTTTCCCCGCCCAGAATACAATTTGCCAATGTTTGGTTGCGACTTAGTCAGCGGTAGAGGGCAAATTAGTGCAGCGATCGCCGATTTATCTCCTGTTTCGGATAGTAGCTTACCTGATACCTATTCCCAAGCCTTAGCAGCACTTCCAGAAGCTAACTTTTCACAACCAAGAGAACTTCCCGATTGGGGTCATATTTTCTCTAATTTTTGCTTATTCGTTCGTCCTAGCGGTGAAGTAGAAGAAACAATGTTTCTCCAGCAAGTGCAAAACTACCTAGAAATTCACATCACGCAGGCGATCGCTGCCCAACCTGTATCCGCAGCGCAACAAGCAAAAATTCTAGCAGGTCAACGCAATTACTGTACTCAACAACAGCAAAATGACAAAACCCGCCGTGTTCTAGAAAAAGCCTTTGGTAAAGAATGGGCAGATCGTTATATGACTACAGTGTTATTTGACTACGCAGAGTGA
- a CDS encoding Maf family protein: MQFVLASASPARRRLLQSVGIEPTISPSNFDESQIQERDPRLLVKTLARSKAETVAPQFDSVLIMGCDSVLLINGEIHGKPVNTEEAIARWQKMRGHVGELYTGHALIDLQQQHTLVRCQITRVYFANASDRQIEAYVATGEPLKCAGAFALEGKGGLFVEKLEGCHTNVIGLSLPLLRQMLSDLGYDITDFWL, translated from the coding sequence ATGCAATTTGTTCTTGCTTCTGCTTCCCCAGCGCGACGTCGTTTGTTACAAAGCGTAGGAATTGAGCCTACAATTTCCCCTAGTAACTTCGATGAATCTCAAATTCAAGAACGCGATCCTCGGTTGTTAGTCAAAACTTTAGCCCGAAGTAAAGCTGAAACGGTTGCACCTCAATTTGATTCTGTGCTGATTATGGGGTGCGATTCTGTTTTATTAATTAACGGCGAGATTCACGGTAAACCAGTTAATACCGAAGAAGCGATCGCCCGTTGGCAGAAAATGCGGGGTCATGTCGGTGAACTGTACACAGGTCACGCTTTAATTGACCTACAGCAACAGCATACCCTGGTACGCTGCCAAATCACGCGAGTTTACTTTGCCAATGCAAGCGATCGCCAAATTGAAGCCTACGTAGCGACAGGAGAACCTCTTAAATGTGCAGGTGCCTTTGCGTTAGAAGGTAAAGGTGGTTTATTTGTGGAAAAGTTAGAAGGCTGTCACACCAACGTGATTGGTTTGAGTTTACCGCTACTGCGCCAGATGTTGAGTGATTTAGGCTACGATATCACAGATTTTTGGCTCTAG
- the psbP gene encoding photosystem II reaction center PsbP, which translates to MLRRTLVILLIAISVTLTSCTSAVSGLKSYVDSTDGYEFLYPNGWVPVNVSNGPDVVLHDLIETTENVSVVISDVPQGKTLADLGNPSEVGYKLGKSAIAPVDSGREAELVNAAKLETDTKTYYLLEYTVKLPNQQQRHNLASVAVSRGKLFTFNASTPERRWTKGKPTLDVVVKSFTVY; encoded by the coding sequence ATGTTAAGACGAACTTTAGTCATTTTATTAATCGCTATTAGCGTTACTCTAACAAGCTGTACATCCGCCGTTTCTGGCTTGAAAAGTTATGTTGATAGTACCGATGGATATGAGTTTTTGTATCCGAATGGGTGGGTTCCTGTTAATGTATCGAATGGTCCTGATGTCGTACTTCACGATCTAATTGAAACAACTGAAAATGTTTCTGTCGTTATTAGTGATGTTCCTCAAGGCAAAACTTTAGCTGATTTGGGAAATCCCAGTGAAGTAGGCTACAAACTTGGTAAAAGTGCGATCGCCCCTGTTGACTCTGGGCGAGAAGCCGAGTTAGTTAATGCTGCAAAATTGGAAACAGATACAAAAACGTACTACCTTTTAGAGTACACAGTCAAACTTCCCAATCAACAACAACGCCATAACCTAGCTAGTGTTGCCGTCAGTCGTGGTAAGCTATTTACCTTCAACGCCTCTACCCCCGAACGACGTTGGACAAAAGGCAAACCCACACTAGATGTAGTCGTCAAATCTTTTACAGTTTATTAG
- a CDS encoding thermonuclease family protein — protein MSAPFYRVIKGNFVITGKQPDGDSVRFIADNPDLYDELHRSYRIELSRDRSVQLRFESIDAPEVHYGKDAQILGEDTRDRLLDWMGFKNIVFAGNRVESANPDSVPGAILSKAADANGRPVSYIFLEKDAAQLKDADWVQVEEKRLKKTINYQMLREGNAYYTVYTSTPLIHRELLRKAAAKAKTDKLGIWAEDMTNEFELEDKNSITAPNGQLILPKLFRRCIDYLKAVDKGFEGNLKDWLILISSGSRNENDRVVVGNSMELKLSDLIKQRNNKIVFQADLLDVTFVEK, from the coding sequence ATGTCAGCACCATTTTATCGTGTCATCAAAGGTAACTTTGTCATTACGGGTAAACAACCTGATGGTGATTCAGTTAGATTTATTGCTGATAATCCAGATTTGTATGATGAACTCCATCGCAGTTATCGCATTGAACTTTCACGCGATCGCAGCGTACAACTAAGGTTTGAAAGCATTGATGCACCCGAAGTTCATTATGGTAAAGATGCCCAAATTTTAGGTGAAGACACGCGCGATCGTCTTCTAGATTGGATGGGTTTCAAAAATATCGTTTTCGCAGGAAACCGCGTTGAGTCTGCTAATCCAGATAGCGTACCTGGAGCAATTTTATCAAAAGCTGCTGATGCGAATGGTCGCCCTGTTTCCTATATTTTTCTGGAGAAAGATGCAGCACAACTAAAGGATGCAGACTGGGTTCAAGTCGAGGAAAAACGACTAAAAAAAACAATTAATTACCAAATGCTTCGGGAAGGTAATGCCTATTACACAGTATATACCTCTACACCCTTAATACATCGTGAGTTACTTCGTAAAGCAGCGGCAAAAGCAAAAACAGATAAATTAGGTATTTGGGCGGAAGATATGACGAATGAATTTGAGTTAGAAGATAAAAATTCAATTACTGCACCTAATGGACAACTCATCTTACCTAAATTATTCCGACGGTGTATTGACTACCTAAAAGCTGTTGATAAAGGTTTTGAGGGAAACTTAAAAGATTGGCTGATCTTAATTTCTTCAGGTTCGCGCAATGAAAATGATCGCGTTGTTGTTGGTAATAGTATGGAATTGAAATTGAGTGATTTAATCAAACAACGTAATAATAAAATTGTTTTTCAAGCAGATCTACTTGATGTAACCTTCGTTGAAAAGTAA
- the larB gene encoding nickel pincer cofactor biosynthesis protein LarB, with translation MTQPEALRSLLESVAAGEVNPVEALDKLKHLNYEPVGDFARVDHHRRLRTGFPEVIWGPGKTPDQIAQIMIAMRDRGSVVMATRIEPEVYAQLQEKVPDLHYYAMARICAITTTIEPQYPGTIGILSAGTADLPVAEEAAVTAELSGFRVERLWDVGVAGIHRLLNNRHVVESADVLIVVAGMEGALPSVVAGLADCPVIAVPTSIGYGASFGGLAPLLTMLNSCAAGVGVVNIDNGFGAAVLAGQILRTANKLHLSQRSD, from the coding sequence GTGACACAACCCGAAGCTTTGCGATCGCTCTTAGAATCTGTTGCTGCTGGTGAAGTTAATCCAGTAGAAGCTTTAGATAAGCTCAAACACTTAAACTACGAACCTGTTGGTGATTTTGCGCGTGTCGATCATCATCGCCGTTTACGCACAGGTTTTCCCGAAGTCATTTGGGGACCAGGGAAAACACCCGATCAAATCGCCCAAATTATGATCGCAATGCGCGATCGCGGTTCTGTCGTCATGGCGACGCGGATTGAACCAGAAGTTTATGCACAACTACAAGAAAAAGTGCCAGATTTGCATTACTATGCAATGGCGCGAATTTGTGCAATTACTACTACAATAGAACCTCAATATCCTGGTACAATTGGTATTCTTTCGGCTGGTACTGCCGATTTACCCGTAGCAGAAGAAGCTGCTGTCACTGCTGAACTTTCCGGCTTTCGCGTTGAAAGGTTATGGGATGTCGGTGTTGCCGGAATTCACCGCTTGCTAAATAATCGCCATGTAGTTGAGTCAGCAGATGTCTTAATTGTCGTCGCGGGAATGGAAGGTGCGTTACCGAGTGTCGTTGCAGGTTTAGCCGATTGTCCAGTGATTGCAGTTCCCACAAGTATCGGTTATGGTGCAAGTTTTGGTGGATTAGCACCTCTCTTGACAATGCTCAACTCTTGTGCCGCGGGAGTTGGAGTGGTAAATATTGATAATGGCTTTGGTGCGGCTGTGTTAGCAGGACAAATTTTGAGAACCGCGAATAAGTTACATCTTAGTCAAAGAAGCGATTAG
- a CDS encoding ABC transporter substrate-binding protein, translating into MVFSLRRWMFAFLAIFFLLCQVILTACHPHLKAEAARSQWVVSTLADPKTFNYVFNQEFPHVFLFTAEGLTSLNAMTTEIEPALAESWKISNDQKRIVFTLRENLQWSDGEPLTADDVVFTYQDIIANPAIPTDWKDIYKVGESGVFPQVNKIDDHRVEFLLPEPFAPFLSATTGGATNQVGILPKHVLYKSIATKDSEGKPQFLSMWGTNTEPSQVIVNGPYKIESYTPGQRVIFRRNPYYWRKDSLGNQLPYIERVVWQIIESTDTMVMQFRSRGLDSVEVSPENFSLLKREEKRGRFTVYNGGSRFTQTFISFNLNKGRRQNEKPVVDPIKSRWFNTLKFRQAIAHAIDRQTMLNNAFRGVGMIQDSPIFPQSPYYLSPEQGLKTYEYNQDKARELLINAGFKYNPKGQLLDAEGNRVRFSLITNAENRTRVAMGAQIRQDLSRIGIQVDFNPMNFNTLVDRLSNSLDWECHLLGFVSGTVEPHDGANTWLPDGGLHAFNQKPLAGQEPLIGWEVADWEAEIGRLYIQGAQEFDEAKRKEIYAQTQRIAQENLPFIYLVNPLSIAAIRDRIQGVKYSALGSLSGTLWNKYELKVEDN; encoded by the coding sequence ATGGTTTTTTCACTTCGCCGTTGGATGTTTGCCTTTCTCGCAATATTTTTCTTGCTATGTCAAGTTATCTTAACGGCTTGTCATCCGCATTTGAAAGCTGAGGCAGCACGATCGCAATGGGTTGTGAGTACGTTAGCCGATCCCAAAACATTCAACTATGTATTTAATCAAGAGTTTCCTCACGTATTTTTATTCACCGCAGAAGGATTAACTTCACTTAATGCAATGACAACAGAAATTGAACCAGCACTAGCTGAATCTTGGAAAATCTCTAACGATCAAAAGCGCATAGTTTTTACACTCCGAGAAAATCTGCAATGGTCTGACGGTGAACCATTAACTGCTGATGATGTTGTCTTTACTTATCAAGATATTATTGCTAATCCAGCAATTCCTACAGATTGGAAAGATATTTATAAAGTTGGTGAAAGTGGAGTTTTTCCTCAAGTTAATAAAATAGACGATCACCGCGTTGAATTTCTCCTACCTGAACCTTTTGCACCTTTTTTAAGTGCAACAACAGGAGGTGCAACCAATCAAGTAGGAATTTTACCAAAGCACGTATTATATAAATCTATTGCTACTAAAGATAGTGAAGGAAAACCTCAATTTTTATCAATGTGGGGAACGAACACAGAGCCTAGCCAAGTTATTGTTAATGGTCCATATAAAATTGAAAGTTATACCCCAGGTCAACGTGTTATTTTTCGTCGCAATCCTTACTACTGGCGTAAAGATAGCCTTGGAAATCAATTACCTTATATAGAACGTGTTGTTTGGCAAATCATCGAATCAACTGACACAATGGTAATGCAATTTCGTTCGCGAGGGTTAGATAGCGTTGAAGTTTCACCAGAAAACTTTTCATTACTGAAACGTGAGGAAAAGCGGGGAAGATTTACCGTCTACAATGGAGGATCAAGATTTACTCAAACTTTTATTTCTTTTAATCTCAACAAAGGACGCAGACAAAATGAAAAACCTGTCGTTGATCCCATTAAATCGCGTTGGTTTAATACATTAAAGTTTCGCCAAGCGATTGCCCATGCAATCGACCGACAAACAATGCTAAATAATGCGTTTCGTGGCGTTGGGATGATTCAAGATTCACCAATTTTCCCCCAAAGTCCTTATTATCTTTCACCTGAACAAGGCTTAAAAACTTACGAATACAATCAAGACAAAGCAAGAGAATTATTAATAAATGCTGGATTTAAATATAATCCCAAAGGTCAATTACTAGATGCTGAAGGTAATCGCGTCCGCTTTTCACTCATTACCAATGCGGAAAATAGAACTCGTGTAGCAATGGGAGCGCAAATTAGACAAGATTTAAGTAGAATTGGCATTCAAGTTGATTTTAATCCAATGAATTTTAATACACTTGTCGATCGGCTTTCTAATTCACTTGACTGGGAATGTCATCTTTTAGGTTTTGTCTCTGGAACTGTTGAACCCCACGATGGTGCAAATACATGGCTACCTGATGGTGGATTGCATGCTTTTAATCAAAAGCCTTTAGCAGGACAAGAACCATTAATAGGTTGGGAAGTAGCAGATTGGGAAGCAGAAATCGGTCGTCTTTACATTCAAGGGGCGCAGGAATTTGATGAAGCTAAACGTAAAGAGATTTATGCACAAACACAACGTATTGCTCAAGAAAATTTACCTTTTATTTATTTAGTTAATCCACTCTCAATTGCTGCAATTCGCGATCGCATTCAAGGCGTAAAATACTCAGCCCTCGGTTCACTTAGCGGTACACTGTGGAATAAGTATGAACTAAAAGTAGAAGACAATTGA
- a CDS encoding DUF86 domain-containing protein, with protein MHSRTSFTRGNTFVKQQVYLENVFECIKRIEVFMKTAMIQNAVIRNFEIMGATKRIAEDIKQKYPEVPWRETVVFRNILIHDYLKISLIRVWDVIEEDLSKLKKQIELILQELGKAP; from the coding sequence ATGCATTCGAGAACAAGTTTTACAAGAGGCAATACCTTTGTAAAGCAGCAAGTTTATTTAGAAAATGTCTTTGAATGCATCAAACGTATAGAAGTATTTATGAAAACTGCAATGATTCAGAATGCAGTAATTCGCAACTTTGAAATCATGGGAGCAACTAAACGAATAGCAGAAGATATTAAGCAAAAATATCCTGAAGTACCTTGGCGTGAAACTGTAGTATTCCGTAACATTCTAATTCATGATTATTTAAAGATAAGTTTGATTAGAGTGTGGGATGTTATTGAAGAAGATTTATCTAAGCTCAAAAAACAAATCGAGTTGATTTTACAAGAGTTAGGAAAAGCACCATAA